DNA sequence from the Gadus morhua chromosome 21, gadMor3.0, whole genome shotgun sequence genome:
gacttggagcctggtaggcctatcctgacataaatatgttctcgcataacctgtgggattatcctaaactgtagggtattttatttgcgggcaatttgcttatgatgggcaatttgcttatgatgttgcaacgagtgaagtctacattggtccttcgcaagtgtttactggtggtcaggatttggcggatgcaattctcctctgggcgctttttttttattttatttttttaatgcagcataacatatgctaccagcagcccttgctcgtcttcaaaaggctgatgctcagtacctcgtttcatttcgtaccccatTTATAGTccggcattgtttgtctggtaaactttgttgatgtcaagataagtgttaaattgccagcACTgctctttgtcctgtgtgtattagtattacatatcccgagccaataccctggtgttcccaacgccgttttgcaaaacaagccaaaacacaaactgtggttttcaacttttattgttcgaataggattttcaacacatgacaatacactgtagagtatattgtaatgcagcgttgaatggatgaacagcttacataagggtacccagcccctttcaaaccacactcaagcttatggttattgtccccaccacttctaaaaacaaactgacgcccttgacTCCTGCTCTGTCTGCCTACACCAAAGTTTAACATTATAAACTTGGAAGGAGGTAACTGATATGCAACTAACTTATAGTGCAATTTTGACTTATAATAGTTTATAAAAAATTATGTATGACCGTTATTCTGCTATTGCTTTCATCTAAGGCAACAGTAGCTTAGTAGCTCCACTTGTGAAATGTTGGTCGTCCAATAATATTATTTCTCGAGTATACACTTGGAGCAACACTACTACGGACAACAACAACGTGAATTTGAACCATTTATTTCgagaaatataaacaaataaatatatgtaaacaATGAAACTTATAGTTCCCCctgacgcctcgtgcccactgcaccgtcagtcaacggacgtgggaaggcgtggctgacggatgggggagtagttagcagatgcatccgtcagccaatcaaatctgttcgccgggttcttcccgcttcttcctgcttgttgcgaggcaagatgacccgctttcccgctttccagtatcgtcagagcccgagtcgcgtcacagttcctacatttgcatacgcgatctgattggatgacggaaccgtcgctgccgaaaaagttgaacatttttcaactttctgacggtggcgaacgctccaactgaacggacggatccacaatgcattgcgcttCCGTCCCCCcccggaggtagtgggcacggggcgtgacgccccgtgcccactacctccgtcagttgaccgttgtccattgactttgaatggggacgggcgcgcaatgcattgtggatccgtccgttcagttggagcgttcgccaccgtcagaaagttgaaaaatgttcaactttttcggcagcgacggttccgtcatccaatcagatcgcgtatgcaaatgtaggcactgtgacgcgactcgggctctgacgatactggaaagcgggaaagcgggtcatctcgcaacaagcaggaagaagcgggaagaacccggcgaaccgatttgattggctgacggatgcatctgctAACAattcccccatccgtcagccacgccttcccacgtccgttgactgacggtgcagtgggcacgaggcgtgagCGTCGTCAGCTTCTCGGTGCCCGCAGTACTGGCCGTCTGGAGCTGGATATTTTTTGTCGGATGGTCTGCACGACGCAAGTAACACAAAATTAGAAGTATTTGTTACTATTTTCATGCAAATGTAGCTCTACAGTCAACACAGGCAGATTCAGGGTCCATCAAAGGGGAAGTTGAGCTAGCTCTCCGAGATGAGGGATTTCATtgtattgatttgtattttcttcCACCCTCAATAACCCCACTGAAAAGGTATGCGCATCTATGAAACCAATGATGGTATAAACAGAAAGTGGCTCGCATGCTGTAAGAAAGACAACTCTCTGAAGATTTTAAGagttttatgtttttctttttgaaccAGATATTTATTTGAATGGATTTTCAACGTGTATAGACCCAGTGTATTGGATCAGTATTTCAGGGAAGGCTTTAATAAAAGGCCTTGATAACCTTCAACCTCAGAAGGTCAATCTACTCGACATGGTGTATATGGATCGGTAAAGAACACAAAAGTTCTCACTGGTAGAAGATGAAGGCCTACTTGTATGCACTGATGTTCTTTGTTTCACAACACACATGACTGCATGAGAGCCTGAGTTTTAAAGTTGTAATAATCATTTAATGCAAAAAGCAGAACGCAACATCAAGATTCATTCATCAGGTGgagagctggaggggggggggggggggcatgcgtCTCCAGATGTTGGTGTTTGTAGTGTAGGCCTGCTGCTCTCCTCAGTTGGGACCTGTAGGATTGGAAAGCTCAGTATGAAGAACGGTTTGGTGGCCAACAACCTTCTATTAGAAGGCTAGAAGGCTAAACTCTAGAAGGCTAAATCCACATTGTAGGAAACGTTGCTTACATTTGCACATGTAAGCCAGTTCCAGGTACTTGTAGGTTCCTTTGCAGGGATCATCTCCAAACATTGAGTTTTTAGCATGGAAATTACAATTGCTTTTACCCTTGCACCTGTGGAGACACGGTTGTTAACACTTCTCACCAATCTGGAAGTCACCAAGTGACCGCTCTTTATTATGAATGCACATCTTAACAGGGAGAGGAATCAGGCTCAGTACCTTTCAGTTACAACTTGGTTCGCAGTAGGAGTAGAGCAGGTGATGTTATTGAATTGCCCGTCAGGAACACCGTATATGCAGGTGGTTCGGTCGGTGCGCCCATAGAACGCTCCAATGAGCGCTATCGTCTGGCCGCTGTCTGGGTGGGGAGCAGACAGGAAGAGAACCTCACATGTGAACTTGCAGGTGGAGATTAAGTATGGGTCTTTATTGTTGAGCACATCGTGACACACCGGTGGTGAATCCTACCACAGGAGAGTTTCACCTCCGAATCCTCACAAGCGACGACATGATCTGCACATAAACTCTGGTTagacatcacactcacacacatggaggTCCAGTGTTGCAGTACTTCACAGAGTGACAGGACTCACGTGCAGGGAGGCAGGTGTACGTGGTTTGGATGTATTTGTAGGTCTCAGGGCAGGGGTCACTGAAGATCTCTTTGTCCACCTCACAGACTTTCTTACCGTTACACCTTAACCAGGAACACACATCACTAATAAGACGAGAGATACAAATACCTGCAAGCAGACCACACTGTCTGGGCACCAAAACACATTGTTCTCTACTCAACTTTAACGTCAATTTACTCATCTTAACTGAAACTAATTCTGGTGATCGGGATCACATTCCCCAAGAGACTGAAGGAGGCAGTACAACGTTACAGAGGGCCGCTGTAGGTTAGGGGAAGCCCTCAACACTGATAGTCACCTGTTAGCAAGGGCTTCGAAAGCGCCTGTTTTAGAGCATTCAGTGTTTTCCAGCTTGTCTTTATCTATGGCTTCCTCGCAGGTCTGTCTGTTTTTCCGTCCGTAGAACACTGTGAGCACACTGACCACTCCTTGATCTGTGGGAGAGATTAGAGATTCATTTATCTATCCATTTCATTTGTCAGTCAGTTAGTTATTAGTTAATGATTAATAACAGAACACTCGGGGCTCCGTCTTGGAGTTTTCTGGAGTGAGTTACAGTGGCTGTCCCTTCTGTGCCCTGAAGTCCCTGAGTGGCTCCAGCAGGGGGGGACTGGCTATCGGGAGGTTGGGGAGATTTCCCGAACGGCGGTTTCAGACCGGGCCGGCAGCCGTCATTTGtcctttttttgttattattattaattttttaaagaaaataaaaagtaataaaagtCACTTATGGGCTGGCCTGCTGGATATTCGAAAACAGCGCGAAACGGAGCTCTGGCCTGGCGGTAAAACGGGGCCGATGTATTACCTAAATTTAGAGTGGGTTTCACGTTTAAACAGTGTATCGGTGCTAAGCGAGCGGCGGAACGGCCCTCCCAAATCGAACTGCCCCGCGTTCTGTCAaatctgattggctcagcctgacacacggCCTGGGAGGTCCATGGGCCCGGGTCACTTAACTTACTTTCCGGTTTACCTCCCTCTGAAGTCACAGAAAAGTACGAACATTTCGTAAAGGAACAGTACACAGCAGCATAGATATGACAGGTGCACTAGCGGgcatgtttggcaatataataatgacttaaacTCATTAATATTAGCCttacattaaatgtattttatttctttgtctttcattttgttattttctttgtattcaaAGGGTCATCCCCTTTAATGTATTGGAAAATTAGAATTATTTGTTACTTGTCATTTTCATGCAAATGTAGCTCTACAGTCAACACAGGCAGATTCAGGGTCCGTCAAAGGGGAAGTTGAGCTAGCTACCGAGATGAGGGATTTCATTGTATTGATTTGTATCTTCTTCCACTTCGACAACCCCCCTGAAAAGGTATGCGCATCTATGAAACCAATGATGGTATAAACAGAAAGTGGCTTGCATGCTGTAAGAGAGACAactctctgttctcctcagTATGTTTTGCCTATGCAAAGCCATCTGCACTATTTGGAactgttgcatattcttgaagaaagttgtccaatcccgggttgcttcaCTTTAAGTCACTTTATTCGttataaagtcggcatgttacggtatggtaaatggagacttcggagggaattgtatctaacacgtgtgagaggaaaataccgtgatctacttcaagccccccgggcttaggcccgggtggctttctgcgccgtctacctattgatctctgccgCTCTCTACCGCTAGTCCAcaggtagagaccgtcaagtgggcgtggcctagtgggcgtggccggggtaacgtaatggcttcggcttcttcaggtgatgccttctgtggtggagcagccttcaataaggtcttgctccccttgtggctatgtatagtatttacggcttatatgtttggtcctgcttcattgggtctatgtgtgggtagcttagattcttaaaatacgtaacagaacCTTTTCAGCCTTGATACCGAGTGTTGCTTATTTGCTTATAAAATATTTGCCTGTGATCCTCACGCAattctaaccacacacacatcccaacatTGAGATGTATTTGCAATGCGAATATCCACGGCCCAGGACtagtttatattattttatattatggcATACAAAGGCTATTCTCGCTGTCTCATGaaaggcctctccatcccaaagtCCTGGGCCAGATTTTTGTCATAACGGGCAGTGTTGGGGAGTAACGAAATACATGTAGGCTACCGGCGTTACGTCTTCAGAATACAAATTAGTATAGGCTAACTGTATTCCGTTACAGTGACAATTTAAATAGTTGGTATTTAGAAtagggggagagccgggtcgatttcAATATGTGGTGTAAGACTGTGGAACAGTTTGAGTGGGGAGATCAAGGAATGTCCAAACATTAAtcagtttaaaataaaatacaaagaatTGATTTTTACAAGGTACAGGGATGAAAAAGGTGTCTAACATAGTGTATATGTtttcatgtatgtatatattgagCAATCACTTTAGAATATTGAATGTTTAATTAGATATTATTAAAAGATAACTTGACAATATTATTAGATAAATACGCAGGTAGTAATGAATTGTATCATATTGTAAACtaatgtatattaatatacaattattttttgatgatTATTATACAAGGAAGCTAATcattatagataaataaattaggAAGAAGGGGTGAGATTAAATAAGTTTTCTTCTTCTCACCCCTTTTCGAACAGTTAAAGCAAGTGTAAGACAGTTTCTTCTTTTGTGGTTTTCATTGTGTGTAAACATTACTTTATTGTAACTGTCCacttgtttcatttatttgattgtttattattttttattattatttacttgtttgaaataaaaactttttcaattcaattcaaaattcAATTCGATTTgaacacttttcagttaaacgtctttttcaaagatgacgttacgtatacaaataattttaacatttgatcaacaactcacatgcGTGTTATCTTAGTTACAAGTGTgatttaatacatatgttggatgattgagctgttttttaactttgaaagtaagttgacatctgtttcaaacgccccacctagtcgggacgtttgaaacacacatgcgggacgaatgaaacagcatattttaaaagtaaacTAATGAacttactcttgtttttatgctATATACCGGACAACATagtagtgtaggcctactcgtcATTGCTAACATTTCACATAATTCCGCATAATATAAAtaggttaaaatatatttttggcccgTGTGTAATTGTGCGTAGCTAATTGTCAAGATGCACATTTAAattaaaactcacctttcttcttttggACGACTAAATTTGCATTCAATTTACTTATTTCCCTGTcctaagtcatgtttatttGACGTGAAAGCTTTGCGTGGTTTTCGAGGAGATCgttgtgtttcaatcgtcccgtgtttcaatcgacccggctctccctaCAGTTAGGCCTACAAAGTTGAAATTAATGGATCACATGGCGATACTTCTCTGTTTCACAAGTTTATTCGTGCTTTCAaaccaacagcatttagtgcgcacTCAACGAGTTTGGTCCCTTGGTCCCGTGCGGTCgcgttggtgtgaatgcaaccaCCTCACTTTGATGCGCACTACATCAGCcgtgactgttagctcccgacgagctggctgtcgccttacatggttgactctgccgtgggtgtgtgaatgtgtgcgtgaatggtgactGTGAGGcattattgtaaagcgctttgggtggccaatggttagaaaaagcACATTATAAATGCAGTAAGGAGAATGATTTGATTCCGCATTCCCacacttaaaaaatgcaattcaatgtggaagtaatccaagtatttacaatacaatactCAGATTGAGTGATGTAACGGAATATGCTACATattcagtgatgttgataggttttcaatgtagtgagtccccgggacccacaggtggcgagttgggtgggtccctgagaaattcaatgggtcccgactccccagtttaaaaaatgtgtttcttttttattattattctatttcttaaattaaattaatagtgttaaactccttgatggtggtatgatatggttagagctggagtactcaaccgttcatgtttaacactagaaacgccgggccatttttacttactccgagcgccgcaagaggggtcaaatgacccctaagtcattttaatgagaggctgtgcatttgcacataatgatcactaggtggcgccaatgagctattaccgcgcgagcgccacatttgtgtgcgtgtgtgtgtgtgtgtcacaagcctagtcctcacgattttgtcataaatgtacatatattcaatcagaaggattgcaaaaaaatcctgtttgatttgctcattcgacacgaatgagcacagcatcgagcagtggaaacgtgggtttatttactatgatgttcgtatttttaattgttgaaatgaaatcagcggtgacgagctagttgttttggtagcggctaaattagcatgtcgcgatactttgtacaggggatcacgtctgcgccgagtagatgcgcagagggttgaaacagcgcttgtccgatccgctcacaagaaggtttctttggccagttactgtgattaaacacgagttgtttaatgttcacaatgtatcgtttttcatggggaaaatgagatgcgtgagatacatttttgggcatgtattctgtatCTGGATACGTTTTAAAACTATCCTTCCCAACACTAATAACGGGTTTTCTTACCACAACTCAGTCGCTGTATCTTCTCCCCACAAGTGATGACGCTCTCTGTGGAAATAGAGGATATAGGCTTCAgagaacagaacacacacacacacacacacacacacacacacacacacacacacacacacacacacacacacacacacacacacacacacacacacacacacaccttacctgCATATGTAAGACAGCAGACTGCCGCCAACACTAAAAAAGAAACAACATCTTTAACATCATCTGTAAGAACACTTATTTTGCTGTTTTGATCcaacagcaataaatcaaatcatcTGCTGTTTCTGAAAGCCAGAGAGTGAATGTAGTGGGGTCCCGGGTCCCAGAAGGTGTGACTCCATGACAGTACTTACCGAGCGCTGAGCGCAGGAGAGAGCTGAGCATGGTTCCAGAGGTGTTGGTGGGAGCTCAGCAGGGCTGCTAATGCTTCCCCAAAGGGACACGGCTATTTATACAGAGAGGACTCaacaagccccgcccacacccaGCGCCATGCAGGCAGGTGTGATGGTGATCTCACCAGAGGGAGGTCAAGGAATGGCTCTGCCTGAATGGAGTATACTTCAGATTGTTTaatattgtgttcttgttttttGGATATGGCTTATATTATTAGCCATTAGTTAGCATGAACTCGTGAATGATGAGTCAACCTGAGGATCATAACCTTTGTGTTGTTCTTGGAGAGTGAGAGCAGCATTAGTGTTACGGTCGAATGTAAACAAGTTCAATGGAGGCCTTTGTCTGTCAGGATCAACAGATCATCTCGGACAACGCAGCAGTGAAGAGCCAGAGCACTTTTCCTTGTGCTGCCCAAAAGGTCTTATCAAAGACCGAGACAATGTTATGATCTTTACATtctttgtaaaagaaaaattaCAACGTTTTATACGTTTAACCAGAGACCACAGAGGAAGTCCCCTCCAGTTTATTCCAACATATTTTCACATGATCATTTCTACACCGCATCATTTCAATCTTCATGGACTCATAACTGTTTTAAGAGTTCCATGTTTTTCATTTTGAGAGAATAGTTATTTGAATGGATTTTCAAAGTGTATCCACTGTGTTGGATTAGTATCTCAGGGAAGGAAGAAGTCTGGCTATATAGATGAGATCGTGCTGAAACCAAACAGTAGCATGCTTTAATAATAAGGCTTTAATAATAAGGCCTTGATAACCTCCGACCTCAGAAGGTCAACCTAGTAGACATAGAATGGTGTAAATGGTAGTTCTCACTGGTAGAAGATGAAGGCCTACTTGTATGCACTGATGTTCTTTGTTTAACAACACACATGACTGCATCAGAGCCTGAGTTTGAATGTTGTAATAATCATTTAAAGCCAAAAGCTTCAGATGTTGGTGTTTGTAGTGTAGGCCTGCTGCTCTCCTCAGAGGGGGTATGTAGGATTGGAAAGCTCAGTATGAAGAACAGGTTATATTGGAGAAGAGCTAAATCCACAttgtaggaaaaaaaaaaaagcttgttTCCAAAACTTACATTCACACGTTTAAGCGGGTATGGGTGGTCCCATAACAGGGATCCTGAAACACTGAGTTCACGGCATAGATACTACAACGGCTTTTACTGTTACACCTGTGGAGACACGGTTGTTAACTCCTCTCACCAATCTGGAAGTCACCCAGTGACAGCTCTTCATTTGCTATGAATGTACATCTTAACAGGGGGAGTAATCAGGCTCAGTACCTTTCAGCTACAACTCGGTTCGCAGTACGAGTAAAGCAGTCGATTTTATTGAATTTCCTGTCAGGACGACCGTATATGCAGGTGGTTCGGTCGGCGCGCCCGTAGAATGCACCAATGAGCGCTATCGTCTGGCCGGCGTCTGGGTGGGGAGCAGACAGGAAGAGAACCTCACAGAACTTGCAGGTGAAGATGAAATATGAGTCTTGATTGTTGAGCACATTGTGACACATCAGTGGTGAATCCTACCACAGATGAGTTCCACCTCCGAATCCTCACAAGCGACGACATGATCTGCACATGAACTCTGGTTagacatcacactcacacacatggaggcAGTGTTGCAGTACTTCACAGAGTGACAGGACTCACGTGCAGGGAGGCAGGTGTACGTGGTTTGGATGTATTTGTAGG
Encoded proteins:
- the LOC115534354 gene encoding L-rhamnose-binding lectin SML-like, whose protein sequence is MLSSLLRSALVLAAVCCLTYAESVITCGEKIQRLSCDQGVVSVLTVFYGRKNRQTCEEAIDKDKLENTECSKTGAFEALANRCNGKKVCEVDKEIFSDPCPETYKYIQTTYTCLPAHHVVACEDSEVKLSCDSGQTIALIGAFYGRTDRTTCIYGVPDGQFNNITCSTPTANQVVTERCKGKSNCNFHAKNSMFGDDPCKGTYKYLELAYMCKCPL